The genomic segment ACTGGAAAAAGCTCATAATGCTGAAGTTAAAGGTGCTCATAAACCTGCTTTTGATGAAATCTCCTCAAATATAACTAAACTTAACAAAGTAATTAACAATTATGGTATAGGTGATAGAGATGACATCAAATCTAGAGCAAAAGATAAGAAAAAAATGAATACATTAATTTCTAAGATTGATGAGAGGTTTGATGAAGCTAAAAATGCAACTAGAAACAAAAGATCTAAAGGTCTATTAACATCACAAAAAGAAAAAGACAGCTTAACTGATATGTATAAAAATGCTAAAGAAGAAATGAAAGACAGCACAAAAAAACTAACAGAAAAAGCTAAAAAATTCGAAGAATTAAAAGAAGAGCAAAAAAGAATGGACAATATGTTAAAAACTATCATGGAATTCATTGAGAATATGTTCAAAGGTGTAGCAAATATATTAACTTTCGGTAGAGTTAAAATGAGAGTAAAAACAAAACAGCCTACAGCTGCATAAATAAAAAGATTTATGAAGGAAGAAAAGACTCAGCAACGACTGAGTCTTTTTTTATATATAGTTATCTATATTATATTCTTTGAAAGCTTATTAAAATAAGGAATTAAGTTATTATCATCTGCGGTCATCCAACCATAGAAATAAACCTTCCCTTTATATATCTGACCAAACAATGTAATACTAGGAGCATTCATTCTAGAATAGAAATCCTTATTAATAATATCTTTGGCTATTGATATTAAATATTGTATTTTAGCTTTGCTTATAGGTCCCTTTTTTTCATTAATTCTATTATGATTATTATCTAAAAGCCATTTTTTAACTCCAGATTTATCAAAGCCTCTAATACAAGGAAAACATGTTGGAATAAAAGAATAATAGAAATCTTTAGTTTCTTTACTTATCTCATGAAATGAGTGACTCTGCAGCCTATACTTACCCCATTCATGAGTCTTAAAGTTTATTATACCACAAGGAGTCACTAAATTTTTATTTAATTCCGCTCCAGAAAAACCTGCAGGCATATATTCAATAACTAGTTTATCTGGATTAACAAATAAATTAAAAGAATAATCAAACTTTGTAGGCATAGGAACAGAAAGAATTGCAACATAACCATATTTATCAAAAAATTCTGATATAGTCTTATATGCTTTCTCTATCCAATTCTCTTCATTAAAAAAAATACTCTGCGATTTTGGTATTATTCCTGATTGCCATTGTCTATCGGCAAGAATCCTCAATCTCCCCTCATCAAACTCAACACTTTTTAACACCTTAACTATATCTTCTTTTTTAGCTGTATTTAAGAATAAAATTGGAGTAAAAAAAACAGGTAAACCATTTTCCTTAGCTTCATACATAGATAGAATCTTTTCTGGATATTTTCCTAAAAAAATGGCTTTGTCATCATTTTCTATAAAATCAATAAGATCTGCTTTTGTTTTTAATATATTCATAATTTATTTATATATAAGAAAATTAATGTTTTGTCAATTTTATTAAGTTTATGAATGAAAATCATAGATACCTTTTTATAGTTTAATTATATAACCTTGAATTACACAAGCATGAAAAGATTTTTCGACTCCTTGCATTCGCTCAAAATGACAATATCATTTCCCCAACCCGTCATTCTGATGAGCAGAGCGAAGAAGAATCTCATTGTGCTACTGGATGTAAATTAACATTACACAAGCATGAAAATATTCTTCACTTTGTTCAGAATGACAATAAAAAATAGATTTTAAAAAATTTTAGATTATGAAAAAACCCCTAATTAAAAAATAGATTTTAAGCTTATTTTAGGTGAATTATTTTTGAGTGAAGTGTACATAAAAGTACATGAGCGAAAACCCCAGCTAAAAGCTGGGGCTCGAATAATCATATAAAATGAACTTATAATCTATTTTTCTATTATAGCTTTGATATCATCTACAGACATCTCTTTTTCTTCAACTTTCGCTAACTCAAGAACAAAGTCCATAACTTTTTTCTCAAATAAAGGAGCTTGAATAGATGCAATAGCATTTGGATTCTTTTGATAGAATTCAAGAACTTGTTTTTCTTGACCAGGATACTTTTGCATTTCTTGAGAAATAGCTTGATTAATTTCTTTTTGAGATACTGTAATTTTGTTTTTGTTTCCAATATCTGCCAGAACAAGACCAAGTTTAACTCTTCTTTCAGCAATACCTTTGTATTCTTTTTCTAAATCTTTATCAGATTTACCTTTATATTCTGAGCTTTCTGGATTTTGTTTTTTATCTTCTTCAACACGATTCCAGATTTCTTTAAATTCACCTTCAAGCAAGCTTTCTGGTAATTCAAGTTTAACTTTAGAATCTAGAGTATCTAGCATAGTTCTTTTAACAGCCATATCTGTTAATTCTGAATATTCTAATTCAACACTAGATTTGATTTTAGATTTTAGCTCTTCTAAATCTTTACACTGCATTTTCTTAGCTAATTCATCATCAATAGCTGGAACTACTTTTTTCTTTAACTCATGAACTTTAACAGCGAAAACAGCATCTTTACCTGCAAGATCTTTTGCAGCATAGTCAGCTGGGAAAGTTACTTTAATATCTTTTTCATCACCGATATTAAGCCCAATAACTTGATCTTCAAATCCAGGTATAAACATTCCTGAACCTATTTCTAGATCATATTTTTCTGCTTTCATTCCAGGTTTTCTTTCTCCATCAACTTTACCGTCAAAGTCTATAGAAACGATATCACCTTTTTTAACAGCTCTTTTTTCATCAAGAGCTTCTGATGTTTTATGAGCATTTGCAATATTTGTTAGAGTTTCTTCTATAGTTTTATCTTCAACTTTAGCTACTGGTTTAACTATAGAGATTTTAGAAAAGTCTATTTCTTTAACTTCTGGAATAGTTTCTAAATCCACAGAGATTTCAAGATCTTCATTTTCTTCAAATTTTTTAATTTCAACATTTGGTTGAGCAGCTGGTCTAATATCTTCTTTTTCGAATAGATCAGAGATTGCTTTATTAACTACTGCATCAAGAACTTCGCCCATTACAGCACTTTCGTATTTTTTCTTTAGAACATCTAAAGGAACTTTACCAGGTCTAAACCCGTCAACTTTAGCTGTTTCACCAATTTTTAGTAATTGTTCTTCTTTTTTTTCTGCTATAACTTTTGCAGACACTTTTACATCGTAAGATCTTTTAAGACCTGATGATTTTGTTTTTTTTATTTCCATATTTATGCTAACCACTCTTTTTTATTTATAGTTATAAAGTATAGACTTTGAGTCCAAATAGCCAGCAAAGCCTGCTTAATTTTTTATGCGAAAGAAATCGCTTAATATTATGGTGCGGATGAAGGGACTTGAACCCCCACGCCTCGCGGCACTAGAACCTAAATCTAGCGTGTCTACCAATTTCACCACATCCGCACAGTTCTAAGAGTTATCCTTATAACTCAATTTTTAAAAAAATGCAAGTTATTTTTTAAGAACTTTTAAAAAAATCACAATATTTTGCTATTTTACAGTTTTCACAATCTGGTTTTTTAGCCTTACACACATATCTACCATGTAGAACCAACCAATGACCAGCATATGTTTTATACTCATCAGGTATTACTTTTTCTAGATCTGCTTCGATTTTCAAAGGCTTATCATTTTTTGTCAATCCTAATCTTTGAGAAGTTCTAGAAACATGTGTATCAACCCCTATAAAAGGTTGGTGATAATAACTATTAAGAAAGACATTAGCTGTTTTTCTACCAACTCCAGCCAAGCTTTCTAAATCTTTTCTATCAGTAGGAACCTTGCTTTCAAATTTATTCACTAAGTCTTCTGACATTTTGATAATAGACTTAGCTTTATTATTATATAGCCCAATTGTTTTTATATACTCTTTTAAACCATCTATACCTAATTCCAACATTGCCTTAGGATTATCTACTTTAGCAAAAAGATCTGGAGTAGCTTTATTAACTCCTTTATCTGTTGCTTGAGCAGATAATATTATAGCTGTTAAGAAAGTATAATCATTTACGAAATCCAACTCACACTCTGGAGCAGGATTATCTTTTTTAAATATCTCAAAAATATCTTTAATATTTGCCTTATTCATACTACTTTGCCTTTACTATTAAACAATTTTTGATAACATTACAAACTTTGCTAGCTCTTGTTTTTGTGGTTTTAGAGGTTTGAACTCTATAAAAAATCCCCCTACTTGTATTTACTTTCTCTATATGACCTTTTAAGCCATCTAAAGTTCCCGAATATTTTTTCTTTAGCTTTTTCCAAGTATTAACAGCATCATTTCTACTTCTTAAAGAGCCTAATTGAACTCTATATATTCCAAAAGGAGAAGGTTTTGATTCAACTATCTTTTTAATTGCTTTTTTAGTTTCTATCTTTTTATTTTCTTTTCCTGATAGAACATTTATAAGATCATCTAAGTCTTCAACATCTTTTTCTGTTTTAACTTCTGTTTCTTCAAATTTTATTTTCAAATCTTTTTTAGAATCTTTTAGTTTAGATGTCTCTGTATCATCAACATCCCTAGAAGCTGATTCGTATATTTCTGTTTCTCTGAAAGGTATATCCATGCCCCCTTCATCTTTTGGCTTAATTTTAATAGGTGATTTATCCGCACTCACAACTGGCACTGCTTCATTAATATTATTCTCTTGTTTTGCAGAAAAGTATGAAGAAAAAATAGCCACCATAAAAATGATAAAAACCACACCTGTAACAAATCTAAAAATTTTATCTTTATTCATTTTGAAACCTCATTATAAAAATTAACATATATATGCATTAATATTTATATATAACTAGTCCTTTTGTCAATATATTTTTTTTGATTTTATTGTTGATTTTTTTTAAATTCATCTCTATAAGTTATATTAAACAGTAAGAAAAAAGGAGATACAATTACTATGTCAAATTTAGTCCCTATGGTTGTTGAGCAAACATCAAAAGGAGAAAGATCATTTGATATTTTTTCAAGATTATTAAAAGAGAGAATTATCTTTCTAACAGGAGAAGTAAATGATAGTGTTG from the Alphaproteobacteria bacterium genome contains:
- the nth gene encoding endonuclease III, giving the protein MNKANIKDIFEIFKKDNPAPECELDFVNDYTFLTAIILSAQATDKGVNKATPDLFAKVDNPKAMLELGIDGLKEYIKTIGLYNNKAKSIIKMSEDLVNKFESKVPTDRKDLESLAGVGRKTANVFLNSYYHQPFIGVDTHVSRTSQRLGLTKNDKPLKIEADLEKVIPDEYKTYAGHWLVLHGRYVCKAKKPDCENCKIAKYCDFFKSS
- a CDS encoding SPOR domain-containing protein, translating into MNKDKIFRFVTGVVFIIFMVAIFSSYFSAKQENNINEAVPVVSADKSPIKIKPKDEGGMDIPFRETEIYESASRDVDDTETSKLKDSKKDLKIKFEETEVKTEKDVEDLDDLINVLSGKENKKIETKKAIKKIVESKPSPFGIYRVQLGSLRSRNDAVNTWKKLKKKYSGTLDGLKGHIEKVNTSRGIFYRVQTSKTTKTRASKVCNVIKNCLIVKAK
- the tig gene encoding trigger factor codes for the protein MEIKKTKSSGLKRSYDVKVSAKVIAEKKEEQLLKIGETAKVDGFRPGKVPLDVLKKKYESAVMGEVLDAVVNKAISDLFEKEDIRPAAQPNVEIKKFEENEDLEISVDLETIPEVKEIDFSKISIVKPVAKVEDKTIEETLTNIANAHKTSEALDEKRAVKKGDIVSIDFDGKVDGERKPGMKAEKYDLEIGSGMFIPGFEDQVIGLNIGDEKDIKVTFPADYAAKDLAGKDAVFAVKVHELKKKVVPAIDDELAKKMQCKDLEELKSKIKSSVELEYSELTDMAVKRTMLDTLDSKVKLELPESLLEGEFKEIWNRVEEDKKQNPESSEYKGKSDKDLEKEYKGIAERRVKLGLVLADIGNKNKITVSQKEINQAISQEMQKYPGQEKQVLEFYQKNPNAIASIQAPLFEKKVMDFVLELAKVEEKEMSVDDIKAIIEK